A window of Diospyros lotus cultivar Yz01 chromosome 14, ASM1463336v1, whole genome shotgun sequence contains these coding sequences:
- the LOC127790153 gene encoding uncharacterized protein LOC127790153: MRHSERLDHVEFDPEIERTFRQRRREQRVQRGQQQSSMEDNENQLVQMERAVEINERDILMGDFMMPPVVENRSSIVYPPYGHDNFQLRLNLAKILTERQPSTWPSNTEVNPKEQVNAITTRSGVQLSEIHVKRPSVAKENGTTKETTDQDDEPGVVARKVKVALLLVKPYVPPIPFPQRLRKHKLDKQFEKFLEVFKKLHINIPFVDALAQMPSYVKFMKKILSNKRKLKDHETVMLTEESSAILQNKLPPKLEDPRSFTIPYTIGSLFFERALCDLGASINRMPYSIFRKLGLKEPTPTTVFLQLADRNVEHVLKTIGAKSNDDVAFLELKWQYRQGQRSIRGRG; this comes from the exons ATGCGGCATTCAGAACGTCTTGATCATGTTGAGTTTGATCCGGAGATTGAACGAACCTTCCGTCAAAGACGTCGTGAACAGAGAGTACAAAGGGGACAACAACAGAGCAGTATGGAAGACAACGAAAATCAGCTTGTTCAAATGGAGCGTGCTGTTGAGATCAATGAGAGAGATATCTTGATGGGGGATTTCATGATGCCCCCTGTTGTTGAGAACCGGTCAAGCATAGTCTACCCTCCATATGGGCATGATAACTTCCAATTGAGGCTGAAT CTGGCAAAAATCCTAACAGAAAGGCAACCAAGCACGTGGCCAAGTAATACGGAAGTTAACCCCAAGGAGCAAGTGAATGCGATCACAACAAGGAGCGGGGTGCAGTTGTCGGAAATCCATGTTAAGAGACCAAGTgtggcaaaagaaaatggtacaaCTAAGGAGACAACTGATCAAGATGATGAGCCCGGAGTAGTAGCTAGAAAAGTGAAGGTTGCTCTGCTACTGGTCAAGCCTTATGTTCCACCTATTCCGTTTCCTCAAAGGTTGCGCAAGCACAAGTTGGATAAGCAATTTGAGAAGTTCCTAGAGGTATTCAAGAAGCTCCATATAAACATCCCATTTGTTGATGCTCTAGCTCAAATGCCCAGCTATGTGAAATTCATGAAGaaaatcttatcaaataagaGGAAACTAAAGGACCATGAAACCGTCATGTTAACGGAGGAAAGTAGCGCCATATTGCAAAACAAACTACCACCgaaacttgaagatccaagGAGTTTTACTATTCCTTATACCATTGGTAGTTTATTCTTTGAACGAGCTCTATGTGATTTGGGTGCTAGTATCAACCGAATGCCTTACTCTATTTTCAGGAagcttggattaaaagaaccaacacccaccACTGTTTTTCTTCAATTGGCtgatagaa atgtggagcatgtgttgaagacAATTGGAGCAAAAAGTAATGATGATGTTGCATTTTTGGAGTTAAAATGGCAGTACAGACAAGGTCAAAGGTCCATTCGGGGTCGAGGATGA